The following DNA comes from Diceros bicornis minor isolate mBicDic1 chromosome 7, mDicBic1.mat.cur, whole genome shotgun sequence.
TAGCAAACAATTCTATGCATCTTAAGGATCTAGTCCCAGATGGCTTCAGAGTCCTTTACTTTACATTGAAAGTCATATACTGAGAGAAACTTGTGAAGTTGTGCCATAAAAATAGCTGGAACTTCGGTGAGATGACTGCAACCTGAAAATCACCCTTGTTCAATTAGACAGCAGTGTCCAGGCTTCAGTGCACATTTGAACACACATGGTCAGAAGCTTCACACCTATGAGAGGTATGAGACGAAGGCTGGTCGTTCTCCCTCCTATTCTGTGCCTTCTCCATTTCCCTGCACTCTTATTTGGCTGTAGATCATGTTTGAGCCTGTTTATTGACAAtacttttgagttaaatttttattttgtctagCTGGTTAAATACAATTTTCATAAAGGTCAACCCCATCACAAACAATTCATGGCACACTATACCCCCAGTCTTAGAAAATATCATTCCACAATTCTGTCATATCTTTCTAATGGTCCTCTAAGTCTTGAAGCATTGAGTGAGAAGCAGTGGGACAATTATCAAGTGATCTGAGCTTGAAGCTTAgctttgtcatctttagtttcaGTGAATTTGGGGATGAAAATCTCTACCTTATAGTGTTGTAGTGATGATTAAGTTAGATGATATTTATAGTTTGCTTATGATAGTATGAGCACAGAAGTTAGCAAAAAAATTCTAGTTCCCATCTTGTTTTACCTTGGTCAACACATGGCCTGGATTTGAAGCTCTCTACTAGTTTAAGTTCTTCCTCTGGGACTCAATCCCAGACCCTCTCCtttgactcttctctctctctctgcaatgtcCTCTCCACTCATAACATCAATTACTATCCACGCAGAATTGACACAAATGTTACACATCTAGCCCCAGACACCTCTAAGCTCCAGATGCCTGTATCTAACTGcctatttgacaatgcttcctggATGTCACCAAGTATCTCACACTCAACAAGTGAAAACTGAACTCATGATCTTTAGCAAGATCTTTACCTCGATGCAAAATTGAATGAATCGGTGAGTCACTAAATGAGTGAAAAACATGTTAAACCATGTTACATGCAAGATGGTATCTTGTCGAAATTATGTCACTGTTTTTTGGTTCCAAGCAAATGGCGGAGAAAGGCGATAAGATGGGAGGGGTGGGGGACGAGAAGAAGGTAACAAAGGGTTGGCGAGTTTTACCCAACGGGATGCAGGAAGTGATGAAGTTTGACACGCCCTTATTCCCCCCACCCTGAGCGCTCCTGCATCCATCCATTGGTGGCCCTAGGCTTGGACTACACCATGgagtgggcagggcctggggaaaGTGGTGCGACTGGGAAGGGCCCCCTGGTCTACTTGAGAGACTCCTGCCCCAGGGACATCCAGGGCTCCTTTCAAGGCTGTTGGGCCTGCGcgggttgggggggtgggcagcGCACCTTGGCATTTATAAGGCCCAGACCCCACAGAGGCATTTATGGGCATTTAAGGGCCAAGTGTGGACAGGGTTTCCTAGTTCTAGCCCTGAGATGTCACTATTTCTTGTTGGTTTCCAAAATCCTGTCTTAACCTTTACCTGCTAGGTACAATACTCCTGTCTCTAATAAGAGTGTGAGAAGAAGGAGAGCAGAGCTCACATATTCAGCTTCATCGTACCCATGCTCTTCACTACCCACCTCAAACACACACGCAAGTTCATCTGCACGCACACATACATGTAGCACCTAGCTCACAGTAAGTGATTAAGTGATGCTAGCTAATATATAGATTATTTGATGACACAAAGagattcagaaatagaaaaagataaagGAGTCAGAGTGAGATCAGGGATAGATAGTAATATATAGCATGATACAAAAGATAGTTTTTACAGGTTCCAGGGTTTATAAAATGTGAATGTTTCTAAGGGGTATGTTAACTCTTAGGTGCCAAAAGACCATGGTGCATGGATTATTGTCCTTCTTCTACAAAGGAAGTGCTGGATGAAGGATGGAGGGTAGATCTACAACAAGACCCAAGGATGAGAATTGTACCATATTCCAGTCTTGCTGAAGGAACTACTGAGTAAGTCTTACGAATAGGAAGCCAAGAAGGTGTCATTGTCAGTGGAAAATTGCAAGCCTGCATGGGAAATTCCTTGTGGCTGCTTTTCTCAGAGTTCCCTTCACATCcttgttcctcaggctgtagatgagGGGATTAAGCATGGGGGTCACCATTGCATAGAACACAGACACCagtttttcctgttctttggaagacTTTGGTGTCATGTAGGTGACAATTCCTGACCCATAATAACAGATGACCACCATGAGGTGGGAGCTACAGGTAGAGAATGCCTTGAGCCTTCCTGCAGCTGACTTCATCCTGACCACAGTCACTATGATGCAGCCATAGGATATAAGAATTAGGGAAACAGGTACGAGGAGGATCATGACACCCATGAGGAAAATGACCATCTCCGAAGTGCTAGTATCTGTGGATGCCAGGATCAACAGTGCAGGGGCCTCACAAAAGAAATGAGCAATACTATTGCTGCCTTGGTAGGGTAGCTTTAGTGTGAAGGTGGTGTCCACCACAGACACCAGAATGCCGCTCATCCATGATCCTGCAGCCAGCTGGGTACACACCTTCCACGTCATGATGCTAGGGTAATGCAAAGggttgcagatggccacataccGATCATAGGACATCACCGCCAGAAGGGCACACTGTGTACACCCAAAAACGAGGAAGAGTAGAAGCTGAGCTGCACAACATGTGAATGAAATGACCTTCTTCCTGGATAGCAGGTGGACTAGGGCCTGAGGAACGATGTTGGTGGAGAAACAGAGGTCAGCCAGAGATAagttgaagagaaaaaaatacatgggtGTGTGAAGCTGGCAGTCAACCTGAACAAGGGACATGAGAAGCAGATTTCCAAGCACAGTGACCAGGTAGACACCCAGGAATAAGATGAATAGCAGCTGCTGGGTGTGTGGGTCATcagagagtcccagaaggaggaaTTCTGTCACCTGTGTCTGATTTGTCTGTCTCATAGTTTGTCTCTTTTTTCACTGTGAAGTCATTACACGCTGAACATAGGTGTATACAATCTATAAAATTCTATAATTCAGAGTTGAAGGGCTTAGAAATTTCCCCCAATCACTACCAACCATTTCAAGAAACTCCTTGATAAGGTTTTTAGGAGATGATCATGCTGCTTTAGTTGTAATGTTTTCAGTGTTGGAAAACTTAATACTTTATATGATGGTGCATTCATTTTTAGTGTCATCTGGCAAGTGTAGAGTAGATCAAAAGAATCATCTTCTTTATTCTTAATATCACACttctaataataaaaacatagatTGAGTTTATCTTTAAAGTCATGCTATTTAATTTCACTTTATTATCAACTAAAATCCTTGACTCTTATTCTGCTCTTGCCACACCTCCCCCATCTCACGATAGTGTTgacttttttaattctttggacATTCAATTGTTCCTCTTGTCTCTTCCCTGAGAAGACAGTCACTAAGGTATACGAAAACAAAAAGAGCCAAAAAAAGTACTTTGCAGAACTGACACTTTTCCTTGGACAAAATAACCTATCTTAAAAGAGCTGGGAAACCAAGGGGTAACTCTGGAGAGTGTGCCATAATCTTTGGCAATCCCATCCCCACTTCAGCTGGAGCTCCCAAATGTCACTCTTAACTGTCAGTGACGTTCCAAAATAGCAGACACACCACCACaacataatttccattttaatctGCAAGCTTGGCTCATTTTCTGTGTTCACACTAAATAGCACTAATCCACCACCTCCAGCccattgtctctcattgtcttgctTTATCTGTCTGCTCCTCCCAGAGAGTAAAACTCCTCTGAAAACCatgcctttctttttcatttctgtactTTTTATTAGACAGCTTACAGCTTTATTCAATAAATTATCATTaattaaataaagtaaataaaaataatttgatcaCATAGTTTAGGAGAGTTGTTTAAAAAGCCTGCCAGTATCCCTAGAGATTTTCCAAGAATTTGGAGCAATAATGAAATTTCATGGAGCTGTTtctaaaagagaggaaagaaatttaAAGTCTAAAGTTTAAGGCCATGTACAAGGTTGGGGCTATCAACCATTTATCTGCCCAGTAAAAATGctacaaaataatgttttaaatccattaaataaaaaaataaatacatcaaaTAGAACATATAAGGTTATCAAAGAAACCcatataatacaatataatatataGTTATGAAAATAGTCTTAGAAAACAAATATGTGATATCATAATACATGTgcttctttcacattttaaattttaaaatattatggcaGGTCTAATAACCATGTTAATTTCAAAATGATGAGcttaaaagatattttgagaTATCTTCAACTACTGCAATGTTATATAAAAATACTTCTGATTTCTATTGGTGATAAAGTCACGGATCCTGCCAATGCTGGTTTGGGTTGGTTACTCACAttcaaacaaaaaggaaattttaaatttcagttacagtaaaggaaaaataaagaagtagCATTCACATCTAAATTGAAGACCTCCCTGATTCTCAAATTAAGAACTGCTGTGCTAAATGAATTCCCAGGAGTTTTCTCAAAAAGATAGAATTATACTCTATGTAATTTGATGATGGAATCTTCGGTGTGTGGTTAGGTCTGTGAGTCAAAGTGATGAAAATTTCAATTCATCattgaaataagaaatgaataaataaaacaataatatgaACAATCACATCTCTGCTTCATGATCACTTATGGCTCCCTTATCTGACCACAGGCCACCTTTCCAGCcattttccctccacataactAGGACACACTGCATCTTTATATCTCACTGGTTTTTGCACAGCATAGTCCCTCTATTCAGAGGTATGTCCACTACAAAGAGTTAGCATCACATTCCTTGGGCGTTCATCACACTTAGAATATTCAGTCACCTAATTTGGTGAGCAAATGGTATTGGCCAGGCACATTCTTCGTAATAGGGATACAGACAGAAGACCCAGCTCCTGAGGCCAAAGAATCTCAGAGAAGATGTACCAAACTATAGTTGTGTTTTTACCCATTGCCAGTGTGGTCCCTGTAACATCATATATTCACAGCAAATAATGGTTTAGTGAAGGAATGAACTGGGCTAAGTGGCTCTTTATAATCTAACAATTTCTTAAATCAAACTAATATAGAATTGCTTCTAAAGGGAAAGGTAGTCTATTGTCAAAATAgctgatataaaaataaattttgagaacATTAGCTATTTTAAGATGGGTACTTTTTGAATTACCATCTATCTAGTGGAAGGTGCTACCTGGTGTGTTCTTAGAGTCTCCAGGTTCTGGTTCAGCTCAGCTCCTTTAGacttgcttctctctctgccacagtTCACACCTTTCCCAGAGGAGAAATTAGTATGTGTGTCTAGATCTCAGGGAAAATTAAGTGGTAAGCAAACATTCTTTCTCAGTTTTGATGAAAAGAGATAGCATAGGACTAAATACTTGTCACCAAGTTCTAAGTGATGCCTACAATCAATGGTTAACTTAATGAAAGGGCAGCTACAGGACATTGCTGATTTCTATGCCTTCTTCATCTAGCGAATAACTACAGGTTTTTAAGATTCCATTTAGGAAAAATATTATCCAGGAACACTTTCATTTCTGACCCACACATTTTCCCCATTCCCCGCCcttacccatccccaacacacatagacatggacacacacaagtacacacaTTCACAAACACCTAGTCTAACCTAGATACATAAGTGTACCTACAGCATCATGTACTTACCTCTGTCATAACTCTTAACAaattatattgaaattattttctttctctgtgactGTAAGATGTTCAAAGGCAAGGACCACATCTGACTCATCTTTATTAACAGCAAATAAGTTAAATACTAGCACAAAATGTGTCCAACAAATGTTTTTTGAGCAGATTTGACCTGAGCCAAAGTAGCAGGAGACAGAGAAGTGAATGTGAGTCGGAGAGGAGTGTGACCTGTGACCTGTCAGACGGTGGGAGttctcagtgaccctgggagTACAGCAGGAGAAGGCTGCACCCCTGACCTCCCCTGATTTGCTTTATAAGCATGTTACTCT
Coding sequences within:
- the LOC131408806 gene encoding olfactory receptor 2D2 — encoded protein: MRQTNQTQVTEFLLLGLSDDPHTQQLLFILFLGVYLVTVLGNLLLMSLVQVDCQLHTPMYFFLFNLSLADLCFSTNIVPQALVHLLSRKKVISFTCCAAQLLLFLVFGCTQCALLAVMSYDRYVAICNPLHYPSIMTWKVCTQLAAGSWMSGILVSVVDTTFTLKLPYQGSNSIAHFFCEAPALLILASTDTSTSEMVIFLMGVMILLVPVSLILISYGCIIVTVVRMKSAAGRLKAFSTCSSHLMVVICYYGSGIVTYMTPKSSKEQEKLVSVFYAMVTPMLNPLIYSLRNKDVKGTLRKAATRNFPCRLAIFH